From the genome of Orcinus orca chromosome 5, mOrcOrc1.1, whole genome shotgun sequence, one region includes:
- the PAXBP1 gene encoding PAX3- and PAX7-binding protein 1 isoform X2 translates to MFRKARRVNVRKRNDSEEEERERDEEQEPPPLLPPPGTGEEPGPGGGDRAPGGEPLLGPGLPPPSALTSGPGIEAGGCFPGGAEPGNGLKPRKRPRENKEVPRASLLSFQDEDEESEEVFKVKKSSYSKKIVKLLKKEYKEDLEKSKIKTEINSSADSEPPLDKTGHVKDTSQEDGVIISEHGEDEMDMESEKEEEKPKAAGAFSNALSSLNVLRPGEIPDAAFIHAARKKRQMARELGDFTPHDSEPGKGRLVREDENDASDDEDDDEKRRIVFSVKEKSQRQKIAEEIGIEGSDDDALVTGEQDEELSRWEQEQIRKGINIPQVQASQPTEVNMYYQNTYQTMPYGSSYGIPYSYTAYGSSDAKSQKTDNTVPFKTPSNEMTPVTIDLVKKQLKDRLDSMKELHKTNRQQHEKHLQSRVDSTRAIERLEGSSGGIGERYKFLQEMRGYVQDLLECFSEKVPLINELESAIHQLYKQRASRLVQRRQDDIKDESSEFSSHSNKALMAPNLDSFGRDRALYQEHAKRRIAEREARRTRRRQAREQTGKMADHLEGLSSDDEETSTDITNFNLEKDRISKESSKVFEDVLESFCSIDCIKSQFEAWRSKYYTSYKDAYIGLCLPKLFNPLIRLQLLTWTPLEAKCRDFENMLWFESLLFYGCEEREQEKDDVDVALLPTIVEK, encoded by the exons ATGTTCCGAAAGGCCCGGCGAGTGAACGTGCGTAAGCGGAATGACTCGGAGGAGGAGGAGCGAGAACGCGATGAGGAGCAGGAGCCGCCGCCGTTGCTGCCGCCGCCGGGCACCGGCGAAGAGCCGGGCCCCGGCGGCGGCGACAGGGCCCCCGGGGGGGAGCCGCTGCTGGGCCCGGGGCTGCCTCCGCCTTCCGCGCTGACCTCGGGCCCCGGGATTGAAGCCGGGGGCTGCTTCCCGGGAGGCGCGGAGCCCGGCAACGGGCTGAAGCCGCGCAAGAGGCCACGAGAGAACAAAGAGGTGCCCCGGGCCAGCCTGCTCAGCTTCCAGGATGAGGACGAAG aaagtgaAGAAGTTTTCAAAGTGAAGAAATCAAGTTATAGCAAAAAGATAGTAAAATTGcttaagaaagaatataaagaagatcTTGAAAAATCGAAGATTAAGACAGAAATCAACTCATCAGCTGACA gCGAACCTCCTTTGGACAAAACAGGTCATGTTAAGGACACCAGTCAAGAAGATGGAGTTATCATCAGTGAACACGGGGAAGATGAAATGGATATGGAAAgcgagaaggaggaagaaaagccaAAGGCTGCCGGAGCCTTTTCAAATGCTTTATCTTCTTTGAATGTTCTCCGTCCAG GAGAAATTCCAGATGCAGCTTTTATACACGCTGCAAGGAAAAAGCGTCAGATGGCCCGGGAATTGGGAGATTTCACTCCTCACGATAGTGAGCCTGGTAAAGGCCGCCTTGTTAGAGAAGATGAGAATGATGCCAGTGACGACGAAGACGATGATGAGAAACGCCGGATAGTtttttctgtgaaagaaaaatcacaaagacagAAAATTGCGGAGGAAATAG GCATTGAGGGGAGTGATGATGATGCTTTAGTAACTGGAGAACAAGATGAAGAGCTCAGCCGATGGGAACAGGAGCAGATAAGAAAAGGAATTAATATCCCTCAG GTTCAAGCAAGTCAGCCCACTGAAGTGAACATGTACTACCAGAACACTTACCAGACAATGCCTTACGGTTCATCCTATGGCATTCCTTATAGTTACACAGCCTACGGATCATCCGATGCCAAATCTCAAAAAACAGATAATACAGTCCCTTTCAAAACTCCCAGTAATGAGATGACTCCCGTTACTATTGATTTGGTAAAGAAACAGCTTAAAGACAG GTTGGACTCCATGAAAGAACTGCACAAAACAAATCGACAGCAGCATGAGAAACATCTGCAAAGCCGAGTGGACTCCACCAGGGCTATTGAAAGATTAGAAGGGTCTTCTGGGGGTATTGGTGAACGGTATAAATTTTTGCAAGAAATGCGAGGGTATGTCCAAGACTTGCTTGAGTGTTTCAGTGAAAAG GTGCCACTGATTAATGAACTTGAATCAGCAATACATCAGCTGTACAAACAGCGAGCTTCCCGCCTTGTCCAAAGACGACAAGATGATATTAAAGATGAATCTTCGGAGTTTTCAAGCCATTCAA ataaagcTCTGATGGCGCCAAATCTTGATTCCTTTGGACGAGATCGGGCACTGTATCAAGAGCACGCAAAACGGCGGATTGCAGAACGGGAGGCCAGAAG GACTCGTCGTAGACAAGCCAGAGAGCAAACCGGTAAGATGGCAGATCACCTTGAAGGCCTGTCCAGTGATGACGAAGAAACATCTACAGATATTACAAATTTCAATCTGGAAAAAG atcGCATTTCAAAAGAGTCCAGCAAGGTATTTGAAGATGTCCTTGAAAGTTTCTGTTCAATCGATTGTATTAAATCCCAGTTTGAAGCATGGCGTTCAAAATACTACACATCCTACAAGGATGCTTACATCGGCCTTTGCTTGCCAAAGTTGTTCAACCCCCTCATAAGGCTGCAGCTTCTCACTTGGACTCCTCTTGAG GCAAAATGTCGTGACTTTGAGAATATGCTGTGGTTTGAATCTTTGCTGTTTTACGGTTGTGAAGAGCGAGAGCAAGAAAAAGATGATGTAGATGTTGCACTGTTACCTACCATTGTGGAAAAG tGA